From a single Terriglobia bacterium genomic region:
- the nuoG gene encoding NADH-quinone oxidoreductase subunit NuoG — MAKIWVDDNWYEVRPDQSLLHACLELGFDLPYFCWHPALGSVGACRQCAVKQFKDENDSQGRLVMSCMTPAAEGTRISVKNSDAAAFRAGVIEGLMMNHPHDCPVCDEGGHCHLQDMTVMTGHNYRRYRYKKRTFRNQDLGPLLNHEMNRCIQCYRCVRYYQDYAGGDDLQAFVLRDTVFFGRHEDGVLQNEFAGNLDEVCPTGVFTDKTVKGHYTRKWDLQMSPSVCVHCGVGCSTSAGERYGMLRRIVNRYNGEVNGYFLCDRGRFGYEFVNSERRVRQTLSRQDGRLKALPKAKAVEHLRDVLKGNDKVIGIGSPRASLESNFALRTLVGPDRFFNGMSDESSHLVAMMAEILRQGPARSPSLREIENSDAVLVLGEDVSNTAPRVALALRQSVRQQPMETTDKMKIPRWLDHAVREAIQHGAGPLFIATPNATRLDSVATVTHRAAPDDIARLGFAVAHALDYEVPSTPELSADLREVAERIAQALKSAKRPLVIAGSSLNSETIIQAAANVARALIKQGKTAALSLTMPEANSLGVALLGGGNLSAAFKAVEDGAADTVVILENDLYRRAPVREVDSLMQAARHIIVLDHLMTPTASKAEFVLPAGTFAESDGTFVNSEGRAQRFFQTYVPKDSVQESWRWLIEMLQVAGNAESSSWSVLDDVVSATAGAVPALERITEAAPTAKFRIAGEKVPRAPHRYSGRTAMLANINVSEPKPPTDPDSALAFSMEGTPTQPPGALTPFFWAPGWNSIQSVNKFQSEINGALRGGDPGVRLIEPPQVGSALYFSGPQKPFQPRGDEWLLVPLYHVFGSEELSSQSPAIAQLAPKPYVALNAADAERLQLQDGVEVELNVAGNAHKLPLVVQPDLPDGIAGIPAGLGLLAGTGLPAWTRISRP, encoded by the coding sequence GTGGCGAAGATCTGGGTCGATGACAACTGGTACGAGGTAAGGCCGGACCAGAGCCTCCTTCACGCGTGCCTGGAGCTTGGGTTTGACCTGCCATACTTCTGCTGGCACCCTGCCCTCGGCTCGGTCGGAGCCTGCCGTCAGTGTGCCGTTAAGCAATTCAAGGATGAGAATGACTCCCAGGGGCGGCTGGTGATGTCCTGCATGACTCCCGCCGCCGAAGGTACCAGGATCTCGGTCAAGAACTCCGATGCGGCGGCTTTCCGCGCAGGCGTGATTGAAGGCCTGATGATGAACCACCCGCATGACTGTCCGGTGTGCGACGAAGGGGGCCATTGCCACCTGCAGGACATGACGGTAATGACAGGCCATAATTACCGGCGTTACCGTTACAAGAAGCGCACCTTTCGCAACCAGGACCTCGGTCCCCTGCTCAATCACGAAATGAACCGTTGCATCCAGTGTTATCGCTGCGTGCGGTACTACCAGGATTACGCAGGCGGGGATGACTTGCAGGCCTTTGTCCTGCGGGACACCGTGTTCTTCGGCAGGCATGAAGACGGTGTATTGCAAAATGAGTTTGCCGGCAACCTCGACGAAGTGTGCCCGACCGGGGTATTCACCGACAAGACCGTCAAGGGACACTACACGCGCAAGTGGGATTTGCAGATGTCTCCCTCGGTATGTGTCCATTGCGGCGTCGGATGCAGCACATCGGCGGGCGAGCGTTATGGGATGCTCCGGCGCATCGTGAACCGCTACAACGGCGAAGTAAACGGTTATTTCTTATGCGACCGCGGCCGCTTCGGATACGAATTTGTCAACAGTGAACGGAGGGTGCGGCAGACGCTTTCCCGCCAGGACGGCAGGCTGAAGGCCCTTCCGAAGGCCAAAGCCGTCGAGCACTTGCGTGATGTGCTGAAGGGCAATGACAAGGTGATCGGAATCGGCTCGCCGAGGGCGTCGCTGGAATCCAACTTCGCGCTCCGGACCCTGGTGGGGCCGGACCGTTTCTTCAACGGCATGTCGGACGAATCTTCTCACTTGGTCGCGATGATGGCGGAGATTCTGCGGCAGGGGCCCGCGCGGTCCCCGTCGCTTCGTGAGATCGAGAATTCCGACGCCGTGCTCGTGCTTGGCGAAGACGTCAGCAATACGGCTCCAAGAGTGGCTTTGGCGCTCCGGCAGTCGGTCCGGCAGCAGCCGATGGAAACGACCGACAAGATGAAGATTCCCCGCTGGCTTGACCACGCGGTCCGCGAGGCGATCCAGCATGGCGCCGGCCCGTTGTTTATCGCTACGCCCAACGCGACGCGGCTGGATAGCGTGGCAACCGTTACTCATCGCGCCGCTCCGGATGACATTGCGCGCCTTGGCTTTGCCGTGGCCCATGCGCTGGACTACGAAGTCCCGTCCACACCCGAGCTTTCGGCAGACCTTCGCGAGGTGGCGGAGCGCATCGCCCAGGCCCTGAAGTCGGCGAAGCGCCCGCTGGTCATTGCCGGATCCAGCCTGAACAGCGAGACGATCATCCAGGCGGCTGCGAACGTGGCAAGGGCGCTCATTAAGCAAGGCAAAACGGCCGCGCTGAGCCTCACCATGCCAGAGGCAAACAGCCTTGGTGTTGCCCTTTTGGGGGGCGGAAATCTAAGCGCCGCCTTCAAAGCAGTCGAGGATGGGGCCGCGGATACTGTTGTTATCCTGGAGAATGATCTCTACCGCCGGGCGCCGGTCCGGGAGGTGGACAGTCTGATGCAGGCGGCCCGGCACATCATCGTTCTGGACCATCTCATGACTCCGACCGCCTCCAAAGCAGAGTTTGTGCTGCCCGCCGGCACTTTTGCCGAATCCGACGGGACCTTTGTGAATAGCGAAGGGCGCGCCCAACGGTTTTTCCAAACTTATGTTCCGAAAGACAGCGTCCAGGAAAGCTGGCGCTGGCTGATCGAGATGCTGCAGGTGGCCGGGAATGCAGAGTCATCCTCCTGGAGCGTGCTGGACGATGTGGTATCTGCCACGGCGGGTGCTGTGCCGGCGCTCGAAAGAATCACCGAAGCGGCGCCGACCGCAAAATTTCGCATCGCGGGCGAAAAGGTCCCGCGCGCGCCGCACCGTTATAGCGGCCGGACGGCCATGCTGGCCAACATTAACGTCAGCGAGCCGAAGCCGCCGACTGACCCCGATTCCGCGCTGGCCTTTTCCATGGAAGGCACCCCGACGCAGCCGCCAGGCGCCCTGACGCCTTTCTTCTGGGCCCCCGGCTGGAATTCCATCCAGTCGGTGAACAAGTTCCAGAGTGAGATCAACGGCGCGCTTCGCGGAGGCGATCCGGGGGTGCGGCTGATCGAACCGCCGCAGGTCGGCAGCGCCTTGTATTTCTCGGGGCCGCAGAAGCCTTTCCAGCCGCGGGGTGACGAATGGCTGCTGGTGCCGCTCTATCATGTTTTTGGCTCCGAGGAATTGAGCAGCCAGTCGCCTGCCATTGCACAATTGGCTCCCAAACCGTATGTTGCGCTGAATGCTGCGGATGCGGAGCGGCTGCAGCTTCAGGATGGCGTTGAGGTTGAACTGAACGTGGCCGGGAATGCCCACAAGCTGCCTTTGGTGGTTCAGCCTGACCTTCCAGACGGGATTGCCGGAATTCCGGCAGGTTTGGGACTGCTGGCGGGAACGGGCCTGCCGGCCTGGACCAGAATTTCACGACCATGA
- the nuoH gene encoding NADH-quinone oxidoreductase subunit NuoH — translation MNETLYYIIVIFVVLMIPLNLAALLIWLERRLLALWQDRYGPNRVGPFGLLQSLADMVKIFFKEDWVPPFADKPVFVLAPAIIVVTVLLTFAVVPFAPSFVVANLNIGVLFFLGLSSLGVYSVVLAGWSSGSKYSLLGGLRAAAQMLSYEVFMGLAMMGAVLMAGSFNLSDIVEAQRHLWYVIPQFLGFVLFFIAGIAETRRLPFDLPEAESELVAGFHSEYSGMKFGMFFVGEYMGIILISCMITLLYLGGWLGPWLPSGVWFAAKVFLLICFFILLRAALPRPRFDQLMSWGWKIMLPLALANLLVTGAVVLAFK, via the coding sequence ATGAACGAGACGCTCTACTACATTATTGTTATTTTCGTTGTCCTGATGATTCCTCTGAATCTGGCGGCGCTCTTGATCTGGCTGGAGCGGCGCTTGCTGGCCCTCTGGCAGGACCGCTACGGTCCGAACCGCGTGGGGCCGTTCGGGCTGCTTCAGTCTCTCGCCGACATGGTTAAGATCTTTTTCAAGGAGGACTGGGTTCCTCCCTTCGCGGACAAGCCGGTGTTCGTGCTGGCGCCCGCCATCATCGTGGTGACGGTCCTGCTGACGTTTGCGGTGGTTCCTTTTGCGCCGTCGTTTGTGGTGGCCAACCTCAACATCGGTGTGCTGTTTTTCCTGGGCCTGTCGTCGCTGGGAGTGTACAGCGTGGTGCTCGCGGGCTGGTCTTCCGGCAGCAAGTATTCGCTGCTGGGAGGATTGCGCGCCGCGGCCCAGATGCTGAGTTACGAAGTGTTCATGGGACTGGCCATGATGGGCGCTGTGCTGATGGCAGGCTCGTTCAACCTCTCTGATATTGTGGAAGCCCAGCGGCATCTCTGGTATGTCATTCCGCAGTTCCTGGGGTTCGTCCTTTTCTTCATCGCCGGCATCGCTGAAACCCGCCGCCTGCCGTTTGACCTGCCGGAAGCGGAAAGCGAGCTGGTGGCCGGTTTCCATTCCGAATATTCCGGCATGAAGTTCGGCATGTTTTTCGTCGGCGAATATATGGGGATCATTCTGATTTCCTGCATGATCACGCTGCTCTACCTGGGCGGCTGGCTGGGGCCATGGCTCCCATCGGGCGTCTGGTTTGCGGCGAAGGTGTTCCTGCTGATTTGCTTCTTCATTCTGCTGCGGGCGGCGCTGCCCAGGCCCAGATTTGATCAACTGATGTCCTGGGGATGGAAAATTATGCTGCCGCTTGCCCTGGCGAATCTGCTGGTGACGGGGGCGGTGGTGCTGGCATTCAAGTAG
- the nuoI gene encoding NADH-quinone oxidoreductase subunit NuoI, with protein sequence MLSVLRSLWYVLLHMFQRRVTVQYPEQKPYLPPRHKGRIILSRDPDGGERCVACYLCAVACPVDCISLQATEDKTGRRYPEFFRINFSRCIFCGYCEEACPTYAIQLTPDFEMGEYKRQNMVYEKEDLLISGEGKYHGYNFWRVAGVKIGGKDKGESENEAPPTDLRSLMP encoded by the coding sequence ATGCTGAGCGTATTAAGATCGCTTTGGTATGTGCTTCTGCACATGTTTCAGCGGCGGGTGACCGTACAGTACCCTGAGCAGAAACCGTACCTTCCTCCCCGGCACAAGGGCCGTATCATCCTTAGCCGTGATCCCGATGGAGGTGAGCGCTGCGTCGCCTGCTACCTGTGCGCCGTGGCTTGTCCGGTGGATTGCATCTCCTTGCAGGCAACTGAGGACAAAACCGGGCGCCGGTATCCGGAATTCTTCCGGATCAATTTCTCACGCTGCATCTTCTGCGGTTACTGTGAAGAGGCATGCCCGACCTATGCCATCCAGTTGACGCCTGATTTCGAGATGGGTGAGTACAAGCGGCAGAACATGGTTTACGAGAAAGAGGATTTGCTGATCAGCGGAGAAGGCAAGTACCACGGCTACAATTTCTGGCGGGTTGCGGGCGTCAAGATCGGCGGAAAAGACAAGGGGGAATCCGAAAACGAAGCGCCTCCCACGGACCTCCGCAGCCTGATGCCCTGA
- the nuoJ gene encoding NADH-quinone oxidoreductase subunit J: MEIVFYIAAIVAIASTLMAISRLNPVHALLYLILSLLSIAIIFYVLGAPFVAALEVIIYAGAIMVLFVFVVMMLNLGQRTADMERQWQRGSMWIGPSILALVLIAEVAYLVASPGTAAYGAAAIEPKQVGIVLFGPYLIGVELASMLLLAALVGAFHLGRRTPEKTEK; this comes from the coding sequence ATGGAAATTGTTTTCTACATTGCGGCCATTGTGGCGATTGCCTCGACCCTTATGGCCATTTCGCGCCTGAACCCCGTGCACGCGTTGCTGTACTTGATCCTTTCGCTGCTTTCGATTGCCATCATCTTTTATGTCCTGGGCGCACCCTTTGTTGCCGCGCTGGAAGTCATCATCTATGCCGGCGCCATCATGGTGCTGTTCGTCTTCGTGGTCATGATGCTGAACCTTGGACAAAGGACCGCCGATATGGAGCGGCAATGGCAGCGGGGAAGCATGTGGATTGGTCCGTCGATCCTGGCCCTGGTTCTGATTGCGGAAGTGGCCTACCTGGTTGCCAGCCCGGGAACGGCGGCCTACGGCGCCGCAGCGATTGAGCCGAAGCAGGTTGGGATTGTTCTGTTCGGGCCCTACCTGATTGGAGTGGAACTGGCATCGATGTTGCTGTTGGCAGCTCTGGTGGGAGCCTTCCACCTGGGCCGGCGCACACCGGAGAAAACGGAGAAGTAG
- the nuoK gene encoding NADH-quinone oxidoreductase subunit NuoK, translated as MASIPMHQGLLLAGILFALGLVGLLVRRNVVFTLMSLEIMLNAAGLAFVVAGARWGQPDGQIVFMFILTMAAAEVSVGLALVLRIYHRFKTLDADAVSEMKG; from the coding sequence ATGGCATCCATACCCATGCATCAGGGACTGCTTCTGGCGGGCATCCTGTTCGCGCTGGGACTCGTGGGCTTGCTGGTGCGGCGCAACGTGGTTTTCACGCTGATGTCGCTCGAGATCATGCTGAACGCCGCCGGGCTGGCGTTCGTGGTGGCCGGCGCCCGCTGGGGTCAGCCGGATGGACAGATTGTGTTTATGTTTATTCTGACCATGGCGGCCGCTGAAGTCTCTGTGGGGCTTGCCCTGGTCCTCAGGATCTATCACAGGTTTAAAACGCTGGATGCTGATGCTGTGAGTGAGATGAAAGGATAA
- the nuoL gene encoding NADH-quinone oxidoreductase subunit L — protein sequence MLHLLWLVPALPLASFAVLATLGKRMPRRMVPVLGAGSVGLSAVVAIIITINFLSSPPPGNHFTQVLWTWIDVGGFRPEIAFYLDSLSLLMTLVVTFVSFLIHFYSAEFMEEDEGYSRFFAYMNLFVASMCILLLGSNLLLLFLGWEGVGLCSYLLIGFWYKDPVNGLAARKAFIVTRVGDTAMTLGLFLLFTNLGTLDIQELMHRALAQWPMGSTLPVAAGLLLLGGAVGKSAQLPLQTWLPDAMAGPTPTSALIHAATMVTAGVYLIARTHVLYSLAPAAQLAVAVVGAATLILAGFSAITQSDIKRVLAYSTVSQIGYMFLALGVGAWSAAIFHFMTHAFFKALLFLGAGVIIESLHHEHSIFKMGGLRKEMPVAFWTFLVAGCSLAGLPLITAGFYSKGLIIWDTWSSTRGSAALWVAAVFGVLLTSLYTFRLIFLVFFGEMKTQIHKRPGFRMLMPCVVLAVLSVVGGFVDTPGFLGNVHSFTDFMRRALPPVTEGPLRGMSELGSESLVTLAFLIGLSVAYLFFIRKREYAEAITTPVLAKSLHRFWYADWGMDWLYERVFVRPILWFARVDKGDFVDYIYSGIALFTELLYHGVRKTENGRMRWYAAGIAAGSIIFLAIVLFL from the coding sequence GTGCTCCACCTGTTGTGGTTGGTTCCCGCGCTCCCGCTTGCCAGCTTTGCGGTCCTGGCAACCCTCGGGAAACGTATGCCTCGGAGGATGGTCCCGGTTTTGGGCGCCGGCTCGGTCGGGTTGTCAGCCGTCGTGGCGATCATCATCACGATCAATTTCCTCAGTTCTCCTCCGCCGGGCAACCACTTTACACAGGTACTCTGGACGTGGATCGACGTGGGAGGGTTCCGGCCGGAGATTGCGTTCTATCTGGACTCGCTTTCACTGCTGATGACCCTGGTGGTCACCTTTGTTAGCTTCCTGATCCATTTCTACTCAGCGGAGTTCATGGAGGAAGATGAAGGGTACAGCCGCTTCTTCGCCTACATGAACCTGTTTGTTGCCTCGATGTGCATTCTGCTGCTGGGATCAAACCTTCTGCTCCTGTTCCTTGGGTGGGAGGGCGTCGGTCTGTGCAGCTATCTGCTGATTGGTTTCTGGTACAAAGATCCAGTGAACGGTCTGGCGGCGCGGAAGGCCTTCATCGTTACGCGCGTCGGCGACACGGCCATGACCCTCGGTCTCTTCCTCCTTTTTACCAACCTTGGGACCCTTGACATTCAGGAGCTCATGCACCGGGCGTTGGCGCAATGGCCGATGGGTTCAACACTGCCAGTCGCGGCCGGTCTGCTGCTGCTGGGCGGCGCGGTGGGGAAATCGGCGCAGCTTCCTCTGCAAACCTGGTTGCCGGACGCCATGGCAGGCCCCACGCCCACCAGCGCCCTGATCCATGCCGCCACCATGGTGACTGCCGGTGTTTATCTGATTGCGCGGACCCACGTTCTGTATTCTCTAGCTCCGGCCGCGCAGCTTGCGGTGGCCGTGGTGGGCGCGGCGACGCTGATTCTGGCCGGTTTTAGCGCGATCACGCAATCGGACATCAAGCGCGTGCTCGCTTATTCCACGGTCAGCCAGATCGGGTACATGTTCCTCGCCCTGGGCGTTGGCGCCTGGTCAGCGGCGATCTTCCACTTTATGACGCACGCCTTCTTCAAAGCCCTGCTCTTCCTCGGCGCCGGGGTCATTATTGAGTCGCTCCACCACGAGCACAGCATTTTCAAGATGGGCGGCCTTCGCAAAGAAATGCCCGTGGCTTTCTGGACGTTCCTGGTTGCGGGCTGTTCGCTGGCCGGCCTGCCGCTGATTACCGCCGGCTTCTACAGCAAGGGCCTGATCATCTGGGACACCTGGTCGTCTACGCGCGGGAGCGCCGCGCTATGGGTGGCGGCCGTTTTCGGGGTCCTGCTGACCTCGCTCTATACCTTTCGACTGATCTTCCTGGTCTTCTTCGGCGAAATGAAGACCCAGATCCACAAACGCCCCGGCTTCAGAATGTTAATGCCCTGTGTGGTGCTGGCGGTCCTGTCGGTGGTGGGAGGTTTCGTTGATACGCCCGGGTTTCTGGGCAATGTGCACTCCTTCACCGATTTCATGCGTCGTGCCCTGCCGCCCGTGACCGAAGGGCCATTACGCGGGATGTCAGAACTCGGGTCAGAAAGCCTGGTGACGCTGGCCTTCCTGATCGGCCTTTCTGTCGCTTACCTTTTCTTTATCCGGAAGCGCGAGTACGCGGAAGCGATTACAACGCCTGTGCTCGCGAAGTCGCTTCACCGGTTCTGGTATGCCGACTGGGGAATGGACTGGCTGTATGAAAGAGTTTTTGTCCGCCCCATTCTCTGGTTTGCACGGGTCGATAAGGGCGATTTCGTGGACTATATTTATTCGGGAATCGCCCTCTTCACCGAACTTCTTTACCACGGTGTTCGGAAAACGGAAAACGGTCGCATGCGGTGGTATGCAGCAGGAATTGCGGCTGGTTCCATCATCTTTCTGGCGATTGTGTTGTTCCTATGA
- the nuoM gene encoding NADH-quinone oxidoreductase subunit M — protein MILVWLIAILLVAGILAEISGRISTLWPRVISLAAVIIDFAIALALWRENSAGITLATQSEWFRQVDWAWVPQYGIHFHLAMDGLSLLMVVLTFLLGIMSVLASWKEIQEGVGFFHFNLMLILAGIVGVFLAVDLFLFYFMWELMLVPMYFLIAIWGHERRIYAAVKFFLFTQISGLFMLIAILTLYFIHHGVSGVYSFEYKDLLGTALTPHTAMLLMLGFFVAFAVKLPMFPFHTWLPDAHTEAPTAGSVILAGLLLKTGAYGMLRFVVPLFPGAAHQFAPIAMLLGVIGIIYGSVLAFGQTDLKRLVAYTSVSHLGFALVGIFAWNPIALQGVIIVMIAHGISTGALFMLVGELQERTHTREMDRLHGLWATIPAMSGVFMFFALASIGLPGLGDFIGEFLTLLGTYRVSLGVTIAAAIGILISTLYTLKVIQRAFHGPNTHQWTLPDLGKRELVMMVPMMLILLGIGLYPQPLFKTFEPAMRKLQQYAAPQPVLTVVPDTHHVPYRQDASRDDSEMNLERR, from the coding sequence ATGATTCTTGTCTGGCTCATCGCGATTTTGCTCGTGGCCGGCATTCTCGCCGAGATAAGCGGGCGCATCAGTACGCTCTGGCCGCGTGTCATTTCGTTGGCTGCGGTCATCATTGATTTTGCCATCGCCCTGGCTCTATGGCGGGAGAATTCCGCGGGGATCACGCTCGCCACTCAGAGCGAGTGGTTCAGGCAGGTGGACTGGGCCTGGGTCCCTCAGTACGGCATCCATTTCCACCTGGCGATGGACGGATTGAGCCTTCTGATGGTTGTGCTCACGTTCCTGCTGGGCATTATGTCGGTGCTGGCTTCCTGGAAAGAGATTCAGGAAGGTGTCGGCTTTTTCCACTTCAATCTGATGTTGATTCTGGCCGGCATCGTGGGCGTCTTCCTCGCGGTGGACCTCTTCCTGTTTTACTTCATGTGGGAGCTGATGCTGGTGCCCATGTACTTCCTGATCGCGATCTGGGGCCATGAGCGTCGCATCTATGCCGCCGTGAAATTTTTCCTCTTCACTCAGATCAGCGGTCTCTTCATGCTGATTGCCATTCTGACGCTTTACTTCATCCATCATGGCGTTTCTGGGGTCTACAGCTTTGAATATAAGGACCTGCTGGGCACCGCGCTGACACCTCACACAGCCATGCTGCTGATGCTGGGTTTCTTTGTTGCCTTTGCCGTCAAGCTCCCCATGTTTCCGTTCCATACCTGGCTGCCGGACGCGCACACCGAGGCCCCCACAGCAGGAAGCGTCATCCTGGCTGGACTCCTGCTGAAAACCGGAGCATATGGAATGCTGCGCTTTGTAGTGCCGCTGTTTCCCGGCGCCGCGCACCAGTTCGCTCCCATTGCTATGCTGCTGGGAGTGATAGGGATCATCTACGGTTCTGTTCTTGCCTTTGGCCAGACGGACCTGAAGCGGCTGGTGGCATACACGAGCGTCAGCCACCTGGGGTTCGCGCTGGTCGGCATATTTGCCTGGAATCCCATTGCGCTCCAGGGAGTGATAATCGTCATGATCGCTCATGGCATCAGCACCGGCGCGCTGTTCATGCTGGTCGGTGAATTGCAGGAACGGACCCACACGCGCGAAATGGACCGCCTGCACGGACTTTGGGCCACGATTCCGGCGATGAGCGGCGTATTCATGTTTTTCGCTCTGGCTTCCATCGGCCTGCCTGGCTTGGGAGATTTTATTGGTGAATTCCTGACGCTGCTGGGGACCTACCGGGTCAGCCTCGGCGTGACCATCGCAGCCGCCATCGGCATCCTGATCTCCACGCTTTATACGTTGAAAGTGATCCAGCGCGCCTTCCATGGCCCCAATACTCATCAATGGACGCTGCCTGACCTTGGCAAGCGGGAACTGGTGATGATGGTCCCGATGATGCTCATCCTGCTCGGGATTGGCCTTTATCCGCAACCGCTTTTTAAGACCTTTGAGCCGGCCATGCGCAAGCTGCAGCAGTATGCCGCGCCGCAGCCGGTGTTGACGGTAGTCCCCGATACGCACCATGTGCCGTACCGCCAGGACGCTTCCAGGGATGACTCGGAGATGAACCTTGAACGGCGCTGA